A genomic segment from Anas platyrhynchos isolate ZD024472 breed Pekin duck chromosome 5, IASCAAS_PekinDuck_T2T, whole genome shotgun sequence encodes:
- the PIDD1 gene encoding p53-induced death domain-containing protein 1 isoform X1, which produces MAELPGLGDERGEGASGAPTLADCCLADNRLNLDVYPAGCRRLLQLFEGRRAEVVQVEFLRLSTNDRLLGAALGILPRLKHLKSLVLKGGHARDEFGSCQHGSLTSLPPDVGSLRCLTHLDLSFNSLSTLPSCIPRLPSLRVLSVSHNSLVALPEDFGSLSKLTFFSAMKNQLMGLPQSIGDLAAVKDLDLSENALEALPEEVGNLHSCTQLDLSGNRLSSIPDSIGNLKALRQLHLHSNLLVTVPASLASLPNLSRLDLRNNCLRAVPPEIQTLPFVHLRGNPLGETEPSPQAEGSSATELQRLFLASGEDSFTVTSEGCEVILACGIHFYFPPGAASDPVRIDFRTLEPDPRWVKLRHHDVLLSRVLELQPHGVTFQQEVQIWMPYASPQSLQQREVVVRTFSGHSWSDLRTQVEQETKSKKHVAHCRVLHFSWFLVVSRLVQNECQVSTEGTLLFSSVDPSIKVTFPPGVTEETRSVKLQVLPVSAEEIAELTADAGCRASPLLCLSQDSLVDFLKPVRIQLPLPFGVTGLNLDRSRLHLLRGDVQGQTWDDITSQVVLELTHLYAVFEVTHFSWYWLWYTTKTYIGGIAKKVYERLRMYQVNFIALQRKKDPEQVLLQCLPKHKVDSVLKKLQDRYRGPEPSDMVEMFEGEQFFAAFERGISIDMDRPDCVDGRLSFIFYSHLKNMKEIYVTSPVDRKGQAVKGQVSFYRGAVPESIPEEASRRRKGPDSLWLATLPIKLPRLKPRWGENPSPQNGFSFSPLNLGNAETGYLTQANLLSIARRVGADWQTIGLNLGLTYQQIERIGYNHREDLDKQILDMLFSWAQQNAEDPDCVSKLIKAMKESGRQDIADEVESIIELGRHKYRESIRRVGLEQESSTEDSATAAM; this is translated from the exons GTGGCCATGCCAGGGACGAGTTCGGCTCGTGTCAGCATGGCTCCCTGACAAGCTTGCCACCAGACGTTGGGAGCCTGAGGTGCCTCACCCACCTGGATCTCAGCTTCAATAGCCTCTCCACCCTGCCCAGCTGCATCCCTCGCCTCCCCAGCCTCCGCGTGCTCTCGGTGAGCCACAACAGCCTGGTGGCGCTCCCCGAGGACTTCGGCTCCCTGAGCAAGCTGACTTTCTTCTCCGCCATGAAAAATCAGCTGATGGGCTTACCTCAGAGCATTGGGGACCTGGCGGCGGTGAAGGACCTGGATCtgtcagaaaatgctttggaaGCCCTCCCTGAAGAGGTTGGAAATCTGCACAGCTGCACACAACTGGATCTTTCTGGGAATCGGCTGTCGAGCATCCCAGACTCCATAG GCAATCTGAAGGCGCTGCGGCAGCTGCATCTCCACAGCAATCTCCTGGTGACAGTCCCCGCGTCGCTCGCCAGCCTGCCCAACTTGTCCAGGCTCGATCTGCGGAACAACTGCCTCCGGGCCGTCCCCCCCGAGATCCAGACCTTGCCTTTCGTGCACCTCCGAGGCAACCCCTTAGGAGAGACGGAGCCGTCCCCGCAGGCCG AGGGATCCAGTGCCACAGAGCTACAAAGACTGTTCCTTGCATCAGGAGAGGACAG CTTTACTGTGACTTCGGAAGGCTGCGAAGTGATCCTGGCCTGTGGCATCCATTTCTACTTCCCACCGGGGGCTGCCTCTGACCCTGTGCGCATCGACTTCCGAACCCTGGAGCCAGACCCTCGGTGGGTGAAGCTGCGACACCACGACGTCCTGCTGAGCAGggtcctggagctgcagcctcacGGGGTCACATTCCAGCAG GAGGTGCAGATCTGGATGCCGTATGCCTCCCCGCAAAGCCTCCAGCAGCGTGAGGTGGTTGTTCGGACCTTCAGTGGGCACAGCTGGAGTGATCTGAGAACACAAGTAGAGCAGGAGACAAAATCAAAG AAGCACGTGGCTCACTGTCGTGTCCTTCACTTCTCCTGGTTCCTTGTTGTGTCTCGACTTGTGCAAAATGAATGCCAAGTGTCCACAGAGGGGACCTTGCTCTTTTCCAGCGTGGATCCCAGCATCAAGGTGACCTTCCCTCCTGGAGTGACGGAGGAGACTCGCAGTGTCAAACTCCAG GTGCTGCCGGTCTCCGCGGAAGAGATAGCAGAACTCACGGCTGACGCGGGGTGCAGAGCCagtcctctgctctgcctctccCAGGACTCCTTGGTGGATTTTCTCAAGCCTGTGAGAATTcagctccccctccccttcGGGGTCACAG GGTTAAACTTGGATCGGTCAAGGCTGCATCTGCTCCGTGGGGATGTGCAGGGCCAAACCTGGGATGACATTACCAGCCAGGTGGTGCTGGAACTCACCCATCTCTACGCAGTGTTTGAAGTCACCCACTTCTCCTG GTACTGGCTGTGGTATACCACCAAGACCTACATTGGAGGCATTGCCAAGAAGGTCTACGAGCGGTTGCGCATGTACCAGGTGAACTTCATTgctctgcagaggaagaagGACCCCGAGCAAGTCCTGCTGCAGTGTCTCCCCAAGCACAAG GTTGACTCAGTGTTGAAGAAGCTGCAGGACCGCTACCGAGGACCCGAGCCGTCCGACATGGTGGAGATGTTTGAAGGAGAGCAGTTCTTTGCAGCTTTTGAGCGAGGCATCAGCATCGATATGG aTCGCCCTGACTGTGTGGATGGACGTCTCTCGTTTATTTTTTACTCCCACTTGAAGAACATGAAGGAAATCTACGTGACTTCCCCTGTAGACAGGAAAGGCCAAGCTGTAAAGGGCCAG GTCTCTTTCTACCGAGGGGCAGTTCCTGAGAGCATCCCTGAAGAGGccagcagaaggaggaaaggacCAGACTCCCTCTGGCTCGCTACTTTGCCAATCAAACTGCCT AGGCTGAAACCCCGCTGGGGTGAGAACCCCAGTCCCCAGAACggtttctccttctctcccctgAACCTGGGCAACGCTGAGACGGGCTACCTGACCCAGGCAAACCTGCTGAGCATCGCCAGGCGCGTGGGAGCTGACTGGCAGACCATCGGCCTGAACTTGGGCCTGACCTACCAGCAGATCGAGCGCATAGGGTACAACCACAG AGAGGACCTTGATAAGCAGATCCTGGACATGCTTTTCTCATGGGCTCAGCAAAATGCCGAGGATCCTGACTGTGTGAGCAAGCTGATCAAAGCCATGAAAGAGAGCGGCCGCCAGGACATTGCCGACGAGGTTGAAAGCATCATTGAGCTGGGGCGGCACAAATACAGGGAGTCCATCCGCCGGGTGGGCTtggagcaggagagcagcacCGAGGACTCTGCAACAGCCGCGATGTAG